A genomic region of Oncorhynchus tshawytscha isolate Ot180627B unplaced genomic scaffold, Otsh_v2.0 Un_contig_10255_pilon_pilon, whole genome shotgun sequence contains the following coding sequences:
- the LOC112262361 gene encoding solute carrier family 43 member 3, which translates to MLGCGGGGVGLRYRLTLATGLVECLCFAGVVFGWASLVFVLKTDGYFTDLCVSLTTGPNSTVETDCSGQDEQFSLVFTVTSFMNNFLTLPNGFIFDRFGTMATRLLGICLYTTGTLMVAFSSSALSMLLFPALSFIAVGGILFLITNIQVGNLFGSHRSTIITLYNGAFDSSSAVFLIIKVMYEGGVSLRSSFLILSVCSVIHLLRTFFLMPNTHIPYPLPEGFTYGVSPGKSNSYNVEEIEKTRETAMTSEGEGPAETDDMPLQPDDGQQSEDSGKVASFRSCVQSWFFLWHLVWLSVMQLRHYLFIGTLNPMLNRLADNDSALVSQYTNAFAFTQLCGVLCAPWNGLIMDRHKGKPLAPGETDKEADLRSSSLSLFLTSLQCLLFSICASSPLLPLQYLTFILQVLNRSFLYGGNAAFISIAFPGVHFGKLYGLVMSLSAVVSLLQYPCFALVKGALGGDPFYVNIALTLLTLLAFIHPINIFYHCRKLTNQREDMAGGAAITLAEAKM; encoded by the exons ATGCTGGGATGCGGTGGGGGTGGAGTGGGGTTGCGGTACAGGCTGACCCTGGCCACAGGGCTGGTGGAGTGTCTGTGTTTTGCCGGCGTGGTCTTCGGCTGGGCATCGCTGGTCTTCGTCCTGAAGACAGACGGATACTTCACTGACCTGTGTGTCAGTCTGACTACTGGACCCAACAGTACAGTGGAAACAG actgtaGTGGACAGGATGAACAGTTCTCTCTCGTCTTCACTGTCACCTCCTTTATGAACAACTTCCTCACGCTTCCCAACGGATTCATCTTCGACCGCTTCGGCACCATGGCAACGAGGCTTCTGGGAAT ATGTCTCTACACCACTGGTACACTGATGGTTGCCTTCTCCAGTTCAG cTCTGTCCATGCTGCTGTTCCCAGCCCTGTCTTTCATCGCAGTGGGGGGTATATTGTTCCTCATCACAAACATACAG GTTGGGAACCTATTTGGCTCCCATCGTTCCACCATCATCACCCTCTATAATGGAGCCTTTGACTCTTCCTCGGCTGTCTTCCTCATCATCAAG GTGATGTATGAAGGAGGGGTCTCCCTCCGCTCCTCcttcctcattctctctgtctgcagTGTCATCCACCTCCTCAGGACGTTCTTCCTCATGCCCAACACCCACATTCCCTACCCACTCCCTGAGGGCTTCACCTATGG CGTAAGCCCTGGAAAGTCCAACAGCTACAACGTAGAGGAGATTGAGAAGACGCGAGAGACGGCGATGACATCGgagggggaggggccagctgagacCGACGACATGCCCCTACAGCCTGATGATGGGCAGCAGTCGGAAGACTCTGGGAAAG tggccAGTTTCAGGAGCTGTGTGCAGTCGTGGTTCTTCCTGTGGCATCTGGTGTGGCTGTCTGTCATGCAGCTGCGACACTACCTCTTCATCGGAACACTGAACCCCATGCTCAACCGGCTGGCCGACAACGACTCAGCCCTGG tgagTCAGTACACCAATGCCTTTGCCTTCACCCAGCTGTGTGGGGTCCTCTGTGCTCCCTGGAACGGCCTCATCATGGACAGACACAAGGGGAAGCCTCTGGCTCCAG GAGAAACAGATAAGGAGGCAGACCtgcgctcctcctctctctccctcttcctcacctccctccagtgcctcctcttctccatctgcgcctcctctcctctcctccctctccagtacCTCACCTTCATCCTGCAGGTCCTCAACCGCTCCTTCCTCTACGGAGGCAACGCAGCCTTCATCAGCATCGC TTTTCCTGGGGTCCACTTTGGGAAGCTGTATGGTTTGGTGATGTCTCTGTCTGCCGTGGTGTCACTGCTGCAGTACCCCTGTTTCGCCCTGGTCAAAGGAGCCCTAGGTGGAGACCCCTTCTAT GTGAACATCGCTCTGACTCTCCTCACTCTACTGGCGTTCATCCATCCAATCAACATCTTCTACCACTGCAGGAAACTGACCAATCAGAGGGAGGATATGGCCGGCGGTGCTGCCATCACATTGGCTGAGGCCAAAATGTAG
- the LOC112262362 gene encoding uncharacterized protein LOC112262362 isoform X1, with the protein MDLVSKKRATSTVWVHFGVKPNDKGEPENKEEAICRLCRRIVPCKTGSPTNLRSHLRVHHPDVFYQLMYGGFGASMRQSSETSGSEQSHHYNNDNGSQGNFGSGHGNFGGGHGNDRPLHFIPDMVVCGEPWLEGGDPRAVGSIPLCLSLRRWGSGPVPGGSAEEEETGVFAKTLSLHQGWTFGPFVGELTRGPLSCLKYAWAIKENDSYYFVDASDENKSNWMRYVACAACEEEHNLTVFQYRGQIFYRVSQPIPEGTELKVWIGQEYAAMLGLGIGENIKCEFGDKEILLRIFRDIQVVPVGGTSSLPDANGSYSWSDNSQSGSPLPVISDVSSGLQTDTTDPTPVLNPPQNTNQTGLATTVKYDFVKGAEILLSPSQPNSPVWEFFGFEPDPNGQPLDKDKVMCKLCGQQVDYSATVTQLENHLVQMHHMKRRDVIKDGNKPWVSSSRFRPYPTTGGRAPRSSSPSTHRTTNSNYSNEDWTWSGNGSSAVTDTVTAVSTATPGQRTLSNFLTNQTTTAITNFLIKDLLPPDTVEGEGFKQLIQTLLPSCKEIPSASLLEEVLRDVHTEGRKTWAKLLTNSTGFNEEDTSKPNIPVQFKPSSSTRKAACFHSQTQNQVSHHVAVSADVWCHDWQGDQERYATLWAHFINADFTSHNLALATQRLGETGTDMDLSVVEATVRSVAQEWDISQPSFILLGGEEMEKMKVGAKKRGRSGEGVGGGARHHHPNSTTFLEMEDSISSDDLSGLERAIERANSTSEESHSPPIPCFFTAVQSCIEEVMSHSIISKTLCVFQHLLYSLFSLHDKDMVTLHPARKLIVVLQKQETAELKAWAYGKPGWNGLYSVIKMLLHYQNMISETLKQIDSEIQTGQDTGSPTDLDLGSTAALKTADKHDTNSTSAGRANSDTTDSSNSSVPVPPKRSDWKVLEDLSSLLKPLDVACRTLAKEPFPRLSLVKPILTGLLDRHFAPHPRHRNDSTILKELKKKIRWGLSRRYNDPQINQVLCVACALDPQFHGLGFMDVREQATTFAWLKKEVVRIVEEDRRRAEAASPGGRKRKKRGSSSTTSSGEMEGDVLRRSKRLKEITPVSFKERTESDSDEEATGSSVNDDSESDNMEQKLEPTSQQTGMEFLLGDLFGSQSQNKQPSVEETVDIELSVFRAEKGATLGVEPLQWWKARSGQLPLLAKVARAYLAAPAVAGSAVQMFLQDGGGVIQRKRTNIPPEGLDQMLFLHHNGLTATTQGYTTV; encoded by the exons ATGGATCTAGTCTCAAAGAAACGAGCTACATCCACAGTCTGGGTTCATTTTGGTGTAAAACCAAATGATAAAGGGGAGCCTGAAAATAAGGAGGAGGCCATTTGTCGGTTGTGCCGAAGGATAGTTCCGTGCAAAACTGGGAGCCCGACCAACCTGAGATCACATTTAAGGGTTCACCACCCTGATGTGTTTTATCAACTCAtgtatggtggttttggagcctCCATGCGTCAATCATCAGAGACATCAG GTTCAGAGCAGAGTCACCACTACAACAACGACAACGGCTCCCAAGGCAACTTCGGCAGTGGCCATGGTAACTTCGGTGGTGGCCACGGTAATGACAGACCGCTTCACTTCATCCCAGACATGGTGGTCTGCGGTGAGCCATGGTTGGAGGGCGGTGACCCCCGTGCGGTGGGTTCCATCCCCCTATGCCTCAGCCTGCGGAGGTGGGGCAGTGGGCCTGTGCCTGGGGGGTcagcagaggaggaagagactgggGTGTTTGCCAAGACCCTGTCACTGCATCAGGGGTGGACGTTTGGACCCTTCGTAGGAGAGTTGACCCGCGGCCCTCTGAGTTGCCTCAAATACGCCTGGGCT ATCAAAGAAAATGATTCCTACTACTTCGTAGATGCCTCTgatgaaaacaaatcaaactgGATGAG GTATGTAGCGTGTGCTGCCTGCGAGGAAGAACACAACCTGACGGTGTTCCAGTACCGCGGTCAGATCTTCTACAGGGTCTCCCAGCCCATCCCTGAGGGGACAGAACTCAAGGTCTGGATTGGCCAGGAGTACGCTGCCATGCTGGGTCTAGGGATCG GTGAGAACATCAAGTGTGAATTCGGGGACAAGGAAATCCTACTGCGGATCTTCCGTGACATCCAGGTCGTGCCAGTGGGCGGAACTAGCAGTCTCCCAGACGCCAATGGCTCTTACAGCTGGTCAGACAACAGCCAATCAGGGAGCCCGCTGCCAGTCATCAGTGATGTCAGTAGCGGGTTACAGACTGATACCACTGACCCCACCCCTGTCCTCAACCCACCTCAAAACACCAATCAGACGGGACTGGCAACAACTGTGAAGTACGACTTTGTAAAGGGAGCTGAGATACTGCTGAGCCCCTCTCAGCCCAACAGCCCCGTATGGGAGTTCTTTGGGTTTGAGCCGGACCCCAACGGCCAGCCGCTGGACAAGGACAAAGTCATGTGCAAGCTGTGTGGTCAACAGGTGGACTACAGTGCTACTGTCACCCAGCTGGAGAACCACCTGGTCCAGATGCACCATATGAAGCGTCGGGACGTCATCAAGGACGGCAACAAGCCCTGGGTTTCGTCCTCGCGCTTCAGGCCTTACCCCACTACGGGCGGCAGAGCACCTCGTTCTAGCAGCCCCTCAACCCACAGAACCACCAACAGCAACTACAGTAATGAGGACTGGACTTGGAGTGGGAACGGCAGTTCAGCAGTGACTGATACTGTGACCGCGGTTTCCACCGCTACACCGGGACAGAGGACGCTCTCTAACTTCCTGACCAATCAAACCACCACAGCCATCACTAACTTCCTCATCAAAGACTTGTTGCCCCCGGATACAGTGGAGGGGGAGGGCTTCAAGCAGCTGATCCAGACCCTGCTGCCGTCCTGCAAGGAGATTCCTTCAGCTTCTCTACTGGAGGAGGTGCTGAGGGACGTCCACACCGAGGGAAGAAAGACCTGGGCCAAGCTGCTGACCAACAGCACTGGGTTCAATGAGGAAGACACTTCCAAGCCTAATATTCCAGTTCAATTCAAACCCAGCTCCTCAACAAGAAAAGCTGCCTGTTTCCACTCACAGACCCAGAACCAAGTATCTCACCACGTAGCTGTTAGTGCTGACGTGTGGTGTCATGACTGGCAGGGAGACCAGGAGAGATACGCCACCCTGTGGGCCCATTTCATCAACGCTGACTTCACTTCCCATAACCTGGCTTTGGCCACGCAGCGTCTGGGTGAGACGGGAACTGATATGGATCTGAGCGTGGTcgaggctacagtgaggtctgtggCTCAGGAGTGGGACATTTCTCAGCCCAGTTTCATCCTGCTTGGGGGCGAAGAGATGGAAAAGATGAAGGTAGGTgcgaagaagagagggagaagtggagaaGGGGTGGGTGGAGGTGCCCGTCACCACCACCCGAACTCCACCACATTCCTGGAGATGGAGGACTCCATATCCTCTGATGATCTCTCAGGTTTGGAACGAGCGATCGAACGAGCCAACTCCACCAGCGAGGAGTCCCACTCTCCACCCATACCCTGTTTCTTCACAGCTGTTCAGAGCTGCATAGAGGAAGTCATGAGTCATTCCATCATCTCAAAGACCCTCTGTGTATTCCAACACCTTCTCTAcagcctcttctccctccatgaTAAAGACATGGTAACTCTTCACCCAGCCAGGAAACTGATCGTAGTCCTACAGAAGCAGGAGACAGCTGAGCTGAAGGCTTGGGCCTATGGGAAACCAGGCTGGAATGGGCTTTACAGTGTGATTAAGATGCTCCTCCACTATCAAAACATGATCTCTGAGACACTAAAACAAATAGACAGTGAGATCCAAACTGGACAAGACACAGGAAGTCCCACTGACTTGGATTTGGGGTCGACTGCCGCTTTGAAAACCGCTGACAAACATGACACAAACTCCACTTCCGCTGGCCGTGCTAATTCTGACACCACCGACAGCTCCAACTCATCGGTCCCCGTGCCTCCCAAGCGATCTGACTGGAAGGTGTTGGAGgatctctcctccctgctgaaaCCCCTAGACGTGGCGTGCCGTACCCTGGCCAAGGAACCGTTCCCCAGGCTCTCGCTGGTCAAGCCCATCCTCACCGGCCTGCTCGACCGACATTTCGCCCCCCACCCCCGCCATCGCAACGACTCCACCATCTTGAAGGAACTCAAAAAGAAGATAAGGTGGGGCCTTTCCCGCCGATACAACGACCCCCAGATCAaccaggtattgtgtgtagcgtGCGCCCTCGACCCCCAGTTTCACGGCCTTGGCTTCATGGACGTCAGAGAGCAGGCGACCACCTTCGCCTGGCTGAAGAAAGAAGTGGTCCGGATCGTAGAGGAGGACCGGAGGAGGGCCGAGGCAGCGTCTCCAGGgggcaggaagaggaagaagaggggatcCTCCTCGACCACCTCatcaggagagatggagggagacgtcCTGAGAAGAAGCAAAAGGCTGAAGGAGATCACCCCGGTCAGTttcaaagagagaacagagagtgatTCAGACGAGGAAGCCACCGGTAGCTCTGTGAATGACGACAGTGAGAGTGATAACATGGAGCAGAAACTGGAGCCCACCTCCCAGCAGACTGGCATGGAGTTCCTTCTAGGGGACCTATTCGGCTCCCAGTCCCAGAACAAGCAGCCCTCAGTGGAAGAGACAGTGGACATTGAGCTGTCCGTCTTCAGAGCAGAGAAGGGGGCCACCCTGGGTGTGGAGCCTTTACAGTGGTGGAAGGCTAGATCAGGACAGCTCCCCCTGCTGGCCAAAGTGGCACGTGCCTACCTAGCTGCCCCGGCTGTCGCAGGCAGTGCCGTCCAGATGTTCCTGCAGGATGGAGGGGGGGTGATTCAGAGAAAGAGAACCAATATTCCTCCAGAGGGCCTTGACCAGATGCTGTTTCTGCACCATAACGGTCTGACCGCGACCACACAGGGTTACACAACGGTCTGA
- the LOC112242628 gene encoding solute carrier family 43 member 3 isoform X2, producing the protein MATRLLATCLYTTGTLLITVSSPEQSALLFPAISCLITSGMLFYTTNAQVGNLFDSHRSTVISVYAGAFDSSAAVFLIIKFLYERGVSFHSSFLVLSVCSVIHVFRTFFLMPKTHIPYPLPDRYAYGVSCGGWRWKRGGERGEKDGGGGERKGDVNAKYQKNAVLQKAESAPLQLQDKAGPSRPDQPERVTSFRSCVLSWFFLWHLVWVAVMQFCHFLFIATVNPMLNRLANRDQTLVSQYTNAFAFTQLCGVLCGPWNGLIMDRHKGKPLAPGETKQEADLRSSSLSLFLTSLQCLLFYVCVSSPLLPLQYLTFILQVLNSAFIYGGHQAFLTIAFPGCHFGKLSGLITSLSAVVLLLQFPVLHLIREFLHGDPIYVNVGLTLLTLLTFIHPLHVHLHCRSLASQRRATAEEEVTNSGSKVTCNRLVEM; encoded by the exons ATGTCTGTACACCACGGGGACCTTGTTGATAACTGTCTCCAGTCCAG agcagtcagCGTTGCTGTTTCCTGCCATCTCGTGCCTGATCACATCTGGAATGTTGTTCTACACCACCAATGCTCAG GTGGGGAACCTGTTCGACAGCCACCGTTCCACGGTCATATCGGTCTACGCCGGGGCCTTCGACTCCTCCGCCGCTGTCTTCCTCATCATCAAG TTTTTGTATGAAAGAGGGGTCTCTTTCCACTCCTCCTTCCTCGTTCTCTCCGTCTGCAGCGTCATCCACGTCTTCCGGACGTTCTTCCTCATGCCCAAGACCCACATCCCCTACCCACTCCCCGACAGATATGCTTACGG GGTGAGCTGCGGTGGCTGGCgttggaagagagggggagagaggggagaaaaggacggaggaggaggagagagaaaaggagatgtGAATGCCAAATATCAGAAGAATGCTGTGTTACAGAAGGCTGAGAGTGCCCCGCTGCAGTTGCAGGACAAAGCAGGACCTTCCAGACCCGATCAGCCCGAGAGAG ttaccaGTTTTAGGAGTTGTGTCCTGTCCTGGTTCTTCCTGTGGCACCTGGTCTGGGTGGCTGTCATGCAGTTCTGTCACTTCCTGTTCATCGCCACGGTGAACCCCATGCTCAACCGGCTGGCCAACAGAGACCAGACCCTGG tGAGTCAGTACACCAATGCCTTTGCCTTCACCCAGCTCTGTGGGGTCCTCTGTGGTCCCTGGAATGGCCTCATCATGGACAGACACAAGGGGAAGCCACTGGCTCCAG GAGAGACGAAGCAAGAAGCCGACCtgcgctcctcttctctctccctcttcctcacctcCCTCCAGTGCCTCCTCTTCTACGTctgcgtctcctctcctctccttcctctccagtaCCTCACCTTCATCCTGCAAGTCCTCAACAGTGCCTTCATCTATGGTGGACACCAAGCCTTCCTCACCATCGC GTTTCCCGGCTGCCATTTTGGTAAGTTGTCTGGTCTGATAACATCTCTGTCAGCTGTGGTTCTGCTTCTCCAGTTCCCTGTTCTACACCTCATCAGAGAGTTCCTGCATGGAGACCCTATCTat gtgaACGTGGGTCtgaccctcctcaccctcctcaccttCATCCACCCCCTCCACGTCCACCTCCACTGCCGCTCTCTAGCCAGTCAGAGGAGGGCTACCGCCGAAGAGGAAGTGACAAACTCAGGGTCAAAGGTCACGTGCAACAGGCTGGTGGAGATGTGA
- the LOC112262362 gene encoding uncharacterized protein LOC112262362 isoform X2, with protein MDLVSKPKVKSAIWVHFGFKPNEKGEPQNIDEAVCRLCRRIVFVKGGNTSNLRHHLRLRHPDIFSEFISATSGHGYYFEPSGSEQSHHYNNDNGSQGNFGSGHGNFGGGHGNDRPLHFIPDMVVCGEPWLEGGDPRAVGSIPLCLSLRRWGSGPVPGGSAEEEETGVFAKTLSLHQGWTFGPFVGELTRGPLSCLKYAWAIKENDSYYFVDASDENKSNWMRYVACAACEEEHNLTVFQYRGQIFYRVSQPIPEGTELKVWIGQEYAAMLGLGIGENIKCEFGDKEILLRIFRDIQVVPVGGTSSLPDANGSYSWSDNSQSGSPLPVISDVSSGLQTDTTDPTPVLNPPQNTNQTGLATTVKYDFVKGAEILLSPSQPNSPVWEFFGFEPDPNGQPLDKDKVMCKLCGQQVDYSATVTQLENHLVQMHHMKRRDVIKDGNKPWVSSSRFRPYPTTGGRAPRSSSPSTHRTTNSNYSNEDWTWSGNGSSAVTDTVTAVSTATPGQRTLSNFLTNQTTTAITNFLIKDLLPPDTVEGEGFKQLIQTLLPSCKEIPSASLLEEVLRDVHTEGRKTWAKLLTNSTGFNEEDTSKPNIPVQFKPSSSTRKAACFHSQTQNQVSHHVAVSADVWCHDWQGDQERYATLWAHFINADFTSHNLALATQRLGETGTDMDLSVVEATVRSVAQEWDISQPSFILLGGEEMEKMKVGAKKRGRSGEGVGGGARHHHPNSTTFLEMEDSISSDDLSGLERAIERANSTSEESHSPPIPCFFTAVQSCIEEVMSHSIISKTLCVFQHLLYSLFSLHDKDMVTLHPARKLIVVLQKQETAELKAWAYGKPGWNGLYSVIKMLLHYQNMISETLKQIDSEIQTGQDTGSPTDLDLGSTAALKTADKHDTNSTSAGRANSDTTDSSNSSVPVPPKRSDWKVLEDLSSLLKPLDVACRTLAKEPFPRLSLVKPILTGLLDRHFAPHPRHRNDSTILKELKKKIRWGLSRRYNDPQINQVLCVACALDPQFHGLGFMDVREQATTFAWLKKEVVRIVEEDRRRAEAASPGGRKRKKRGSSSTTSSGEMEGDVLRRSKRLKEITPVSFKERTESDSDEEATGSSVNDDSESDNMEQKLEPTSQQTGMEFLLGDLFGSQSQNKQPSVEETVDIELSVFRAEKGATLGVEPLQWWKARSGQLPLLAKVARAYLAAPAVAGSAVQMFLQDGGGVIQRKRTNIPPEGLDQMLFLHHNGLTATTQGYTTV; from the exons ATGGATCTTGTCTCTAAACCCAAAGTCAAATCCGCAATTTGGGTGCATTTTGGTTTTAAGCCAAACGAGAAAGGAGAGCCTCAGAATATTGATGAGGCGGTTTGCCGGTTATGCCGGAGGATTGTTTTTGTCAAAGGAGGAAACACGAGCAATCTAAGACATCACCTGCGACTACGACACCCTGATATATTTTCTGAGTTTATATCGGCAACGTCTGGGCATGGGTACTATTTTGAGCCATCAG GTTCAGAGCAGAGTCACCACTACAACAACGACAACGGCTCCCAAGGCAACTTCGGCAGTGGCCATGGTAACTTCGGTGGTGGCCACGGTAATGACAGACCGCTTCACTTCATCCCAGACATGGTGGTCTGCGGTGAGCCATGGTTGGAGGGCGGTGACCCCCGTGCGGTGGGTTCCATCCCCCTATGCCTCAGCCTGCGGAGGTGGGGCAGTGGGCCTGTGCCTGGGGGGTcagcagaggaggaagagactgggGTGTTTGCCAAGACCCTGTCACTGCATCAGGGGTGGACGTTTGGACCCTTCGTAGGAGAGTTGACCCGCGGCCCTCTGAGTTGCCTCAAATACGCCTGGGCT ATCAAAGAAAATGATTCCTACTACTTCGTAGATGCCTCTgatgaaaacaaatcaaactgGATGAG GTATGTAGCGTGTGCTGCCTGCGAGGAAGAACACAACCTGACGGTGTTCCAGTACCGCGGTCAGATCTTCTACAGGGTCTCCCAGCCCATCCCTGAGGGGACAGAACTCAAGGTCTGGATTGGCCAGGAGTACGCTGCCATGCTGGGTCTAGGGATCG GTGAGAACATCAAGTGTGAATTCGGGGACAAGGAAATCCTACTGCGGATCTTCCGTGACATCCAGGTCGTGCCAGTGGGCGGAACTAGCAGTCTCCCAGACGCCAATGGCTCTTACAGCTGGTCAGACAACAGCCAATCAGGGAGCCCGCTGCCAGTCATCAGTGATGTCAGTAGCGGGTTACAGACTGATACCACTGACCCCACCCCTGTCCTCAACCCACCTCAAAACACCAATCAGACGGGACTGGCAACAACTGTGAAGTACGACTTTGTAAAGGGAGCTGAGATACTGCTGAGCCCCTCTCAGCCCAACAGCCCCGTATGGGAGTTCTTTGGGTTTGAGCCGGACCCCAACGGCCAGCCGCTGGACAAGGACAAAGTCATGTGCAAGCTGTGTGGTCAACAGGTGGACTACAGTGCTACTGTCACCCAGCTGGAGAACCACCTGGTCCAGATGCACCATATGAAGCGTCGGGACGTCATCAAGGACGGCAACAAGCCCTGGGTTTCGTCCTCGCGCTTCAGGCCTTACCCCACTACGGGCGGCAGAGCACCTCGTTCTAGCAGCCCCTCAACCCACAGAACCACCAACAGCAACTACAGTAATGAGGACTGGACTTGGAGTGGGAACGGCAGTTCAGCAGTGACTGATACTGTGACCGCGGTTTCCACCGCTACACCGGGACAGAGGACGCTCTCTAACTTCCTGACCAATCAAACCACCACAGCCATCACTAACTTCCTCATCAAAGACTTGTTGCCCCCGGATACAGTGGAGGGGGAGGGCTTCAAGCAGCTGATCCAGACCCTGCTGCCGTCCTGCAAGGAGATTCCTTCAGCTTCTCTACTGGAGGAGGTGCTGAGGGACGTCCACACCGAGGGAAGAAAGACCTGGGCCAAGCTGCTGACCAACAGCACTGGGTTCAATGAGGAAGACACTTCCAAGCCTAATATTCCAGTTCAATTCAAACCCAGCTCCTCAACAAGAAAAGCTGCCTGTTTCCACTCACAGACCCAGAACCAAGTATCTCACCACGTAGCTGTTAGTGCTGACGTGTGGTGTCATGACTGGCAGGGAGACCAGGAGAGATACGCCACCCTGTGGGCCCATTTCATCAACGCTGACTTCACTTCCCATAACCTGGCTTTGGCCACGCAGCGTCTGGGTGAGACGGGAACTGATATGGATCTGAGCGTGGTcgaggctacagtgaggtctgtggCTCAGGAGTGGGACATTTCTCAGCCCAGTTTCATCCTGCTTGGGGGCGAAGAGATGGAAAAGATGAAGGTAGGTgcgaagaagagagggagaagtggagaaGGGGTGGGTGGAGGTGCCCGTCACCACCACCCGAACTCCACCACATTCCTGGAGATGGAGGACTCCATATCCTCTGATGATCTCTCAGGTTTGGAACGAGCGATCGAACGAGCCAACTCCACCAGCGAGGAGTCCCACTCTCCACCCATACCCTGTTTCTTCACAGCTGTTCAGAGCTGCATAGAGGAAGTCATGAGTCATTCCATCATCTCAAAGACCCTCTGTGTATTCCAACACCTTCTCTAcagcctcttctccctccatgaTAAAGACATGGTAACTCTTCACCCAGCCAGGAAACTGATCGTAGTCCTACAGAAGCAGGAGACAGCTGAGCTGAAGGCTTGGGCCTATGGGAAACCAGGCTGGAATGGGCTTTACAGTGTGATTAAGATGCTCCTCCACTATCAAAACATGATCTCTGAGACACTAAAACAAATAGACAGTGAGATCCAAACTGGACAAGACACAGGAAGTCCCACTGACTTGGATTTGGGGTCGACTGCCGCTTTGAAAACCGCTGACAAACATGACACAAACTCCACTTCCGCTGGCCGTGCTAATTCTGACACCACCGACAGCTCCAACTCATCGGTCCCCGTGCCTCCCAAGCGATCTGACTGGAAGGTGTTGGAGgatctctcctccctgctgaaaCCCCTAGACGTGGCGTGCCGTACCCTGGCCAAGGAACCGTTCCCCAGGCTCTCGCTGGTCAAGCCCATCCTCACCGGCCTGCTCGACCGACATTTCGCCCCCCACCCCCGCCATCGCAACGACTCCACCATCTTGAAGGAACTCAAAAAGAAGATAAGGTGGGGCCTTTCCCGCCGATACAACGACCCCCAGATCAaccaggtattgtgtgtagcgtGCGCCCTCGACCCCCAGTTTCACGGCCTTGGCTTCATGGACGTCAGAGAGCAGGCGACCACCTTCGCCTGGCTGAAGAAAGAAGTGGTCCGGATCGTAGAGGAGGACCGGAGGAGGGCCGAGGCAGCGTCTCCAGGgggcaggaagaggaagaagaggggatcCTCCTCGACCACCTCatcaggagagatggagggagacgtcCTGAGAAGAAGCAAAAGGCTGAAGGAGATCACCCCGGTCAGTttcaaagagagaacagagagtgatTCAGACGAGGAAGCCACCGGTAGCTCTGTGAATGACGACAGTGAGAGTGATAACATGGAGCAGAAACTGGAGCCCACCTCCCAGCAGACTGGCATGGAGTTCCTTCTAGGGGACCTATTCGGCTCCCAGTCCCAGAACAAGCAGCCCTCAGTGGAAGAGACAGTGGACATTGAGCTGTCCGTCTTCAGAGCAGAGAAGGGGGCCACCCTGGGTGTGGAGCCTTTACAGTGGTGGAAGGCTAGATCAGGACAGCTCCCCCTGCTGGCCAAAGTGGCACGTGCCTACCTAGCTGCCCCGGCTGTCGCAGGCAGTGCCGTCCAGATGTTCCTGCAGGATGGAGGGGGGGTGATTCAGAGAAAGAGAACCAATATTCCTCCAGAGGGCCTTGACCAGATGCTGTTTCTGCACCATAACGGTCTGACCGCGACCACACAGGGTTACACAACGGTCTGA